In Citrus sinensis cultivar Valencia sweet orange chromosome 2, DVS_A1.0, whole genome shotgun sequence, a single genomic region encodes these proteins:
- the LOC102616162 gene encoding altered inheritance of mitochondria protein 32 — translation MRIGDPFRILITPAAAAAAARYHPLHQAKPLLILSHALHPTRTRTRILITRTDTNNMSTISAEDDAKYGFTREEMYKEKLTGTVNPYGRHVFLCFKGPEMWVARVEASDTDTLPKLLASALKTRKDDMTVKSLMTVCGGGEGTDGDVLIFPEMIKYEGLKESDVDSFVDDVLVNGKPWASGVQEGLTGSYVFVCSHGSRDKRCGVCGPALIEKFNAEIDSRGLKDQIFVKPCSHIGGHKYAGNLIVYSPDSEGKIMGHWYGYVTPDDVPAILDQHIAKGEIIERLWRGQLGQSAEVEKVDEKKLPNGKEESKSKKLEDGNTQVTKENVTGGCCQGASGFSCCKDRSSDVTGENKQIETKGQGRLSSWLGSFEQRDVLTAAAVVGAVATIAVAYSIYRRSG, via the exons ATGCGCATTGGGGACCCCTTTCGCATTCTCATAActccagcagcagcagcagcagcagctcgCTACCACCCCCTCCATCAAGCAAAACCTCTTCTCATTCTCTCCCACGCACTCCACCCGACCCGGACGAGAACCCGAATCCTAATTACGCGCACCGACACCAACAACATGTCGACGATCTCAGCTGAAGACGACGCCAAGTACGGGTTCACACGAGAGGAGATGTATAAGGAGAAGCTGACCGGAACCGTCAATCCCTACGGCCGCCACGTGTTCCTCTGCTTTAAGGGACCCGAAATGTGGGTCGCACGTGTAGAAGCCTCCGACACTGATACCCTCCCCAAGCTCCTTGCCTCTGCTCTCAAAACTCGCAAAGACGACATGACCGTCAAG TCTTTAATGACAGTATGTGGAGGAGGAGAAGGTACTGATGGAGATGTGTTGATTTTCCCTGAAATGATTAAATACGA GGGTTTGAAGGAGTCGGATGTGGATAGCTTTGTCGATGATGTGCTTGTTAATGGAAAGCCATGGGCTTCGGGAGTCCAGGAAGGGTTGACTGGTTCATATGTCTTCGTATGCTCCCATGGTAGTCGAGATAAGAGATGTGGTGTTTGTGGCCCAGctcttattgaaaaattcaaTGCGGAGATTGATTCGCGAGGACTGAAAGATCAGATCTTTGTTAAGCCATGCTCTCATATCGGGGGCCACAAATATGCTGGTAACTTGATCGTCTACAGTCCTGATTCAGAAGGGAAAATTATGGGCCACTG GTATGGCTATGTCACTCCTGATGATGTGCCTGCAATACTGGATCAGCATATTGCCAAGGGCGAAATAATTGAAAGACTTTGGAG AGGCCAATTGGGGCAATCTGCTGAAGTTGAGAAAGTGGATGAAAAGAAGCTTCCAAATGGAAAAGAGGAATCAAAAAGCAAGAAGCTTGAAGATGGCAACACTCAGGTCACAAAGGAAAATGTCACTGGTGGCTGTTGCCAGGGTGCCAGTGGCTTTTCATGTTGCAAGGACAGAAGTTCAGATGTTACTGGAGAAAATAAACAGATAGAAACCAAGGGTCAAGGCAGATTGTCAAGCTGGCTAGGATCATTTGAGCAAAGGGATGTCCTTACGGCTGCTGCTGTAGTTGGAGCAGTGGCAACTATTGCAGTAGCTTATAGCATTTATAGAAGGTCAGGGTGA
- the LOC102615870 gene encoding U-box domain-containing protein 41: protein MEEMLMHNLLNGERETQIQAANELGKLSRRQKHKLVERGIIAPLISMLCSQDYEAVEAALLSLLNLACGSERNKIRIVKSGIVPVLLEVLQCQSTTLIELTVAAMLILSSCLENKLEIASSGAIQRLVEILNGDLADDDNSYGRISVQAKIDAIATLHNLSTCHQLISPIVSSGVTYCLLQLIHSSEKSSGLTEKAIALLENIVSSSEDALQEIAATCGAIRALVETIEEGSPQCKEHAVAILLLICKSCRDKYRSSILKEGVMPGLLQLSVDGTWRAKNMARDLLLLLRDCSSFGSRSKQLKNELVEQIMQEIDAEGDTVAGTTLRLVEEMIAKLSTL from the exons ATGGAGGAAATGTTAATGCATAATCTTTTAAACGGCGAGAGAGAGACCCAGATTCAAGCTGCAAATGAACTTGGTAAGTTGAGTAGAAGACAGAAGCACAAGTTGGTTGAGAGAGGAATCATTGCTCCTTTGATTTCGATGCTTTGTTCGCAAGATTATGAAGCCGTTGAAGCTGCTCTGCTATCTTTGCTCAACCTTGCCTGTGGCAGTGAACG AAACAAGATTCGGATTGTAAAATCTGGGATTGTACCAGTATTGTTAGAGGTCCTTCAATGCCAAAGCACGACGCTGATCGAACTCACAGTAGCAGCAATGTTGATTCTCTCTTCTTGCTTGGAAAACAAGTTAGAAATTGCATCTTCTGGGGCCATACAACGGCTGGTTGAAATCCTCAATGGAGATCTTGCCGATGATGATAATAGTTATGGCAGGATTAGCGTCCAGGCAAAGATTGATGCTATTGCCACTCTTCATAATCTCTCAACTTGCCACCAGCTCATCTCACCAATTGTCTCCTCTGGTGTGACCTATTGCTTGCTTCAGCTAATCCATAGTTCAGAAAAATCATCCGGGTTGACAGAGAAGGCCATTGCATTGCTTGAAAATATCGTGTCATCATCAGAAGACGCGCTACAAGAAATTGCTGCTACTTGCGGTGCAATTCGGGCATTGGTTGAGACGATCGAAGAGGGCTCTCCGCAATGCAAAGAACACGCGGTGGCAATTCTGTTACTGATATGCAAAAGCTGCAGAGACAAATATAGAAGTTCAATTTTAAAGGAAGGTGTGATGCCTGGGCTGCTTCAGCTGAGTGTGGATGGAACATGGAGGGCTAAAAATATGGCTAGAGACTTGTTGCTGCTTCTGAGAGATTGCTCAAGCTTTGGTTCGAGAAGTAAACAGTTAAAAAATGAGCTGGTGGAGCAGATTATGCAAGAAATTGATGCTGAAGGAGACACAGTTGCTGGGACTACGCTGAGACTGGTTGAGGAGATGATTGCTAAGCTTAGTACCCTATGA